A region from the Salmo trutta chromosome 40, fSalTru1.1, whole genome shotgun sequence genome encodes:
- the LOC115180272 gene encoding E3 ubiquitin-protein ligase Hakai isoform X3 translates to MTPDNDLQGTDGSGSLGGPDVRRRIPIKLISKPTIRSKPAPRTQRPMGRQPSKPQAGDEESFSFKQEERFDCGTKAGDVFASQRRFPQQMFWDFKLNLIGEKDDIPAHFCDKCGLPIRIYGRMIPCKHVFCYECALLHEKKGDKMCPGMQLFSCTDPVQRIEQCLRGSLYMCSIVKGCKRTYLSQRDLQAHINHRHMRAAKALASRQDALHLPPSTEVPDRFRVPPPHLPKTQGHLPPPLQHGGHDPYSQPPPASHDAPPLSQETFRIATVTTRARSNLITVPIQDDSGSSSTSSSRDPLPPGPGPAPPPHHHPGDYPGQPVVSHPHHMMAPPQQRYGPPPPPPPPINHPMQHPPQGSGTPHMVYNQAGPPPPMSNAPPPITPPPGHIMGQMPPYMNHPPPGPPPQHGGPPVNAPPPHHYNPNSMQQFPEDQGTLSPPFNQQGGLSPGMWPAPRGPPPPRMQGPPPQGQMPGPHHPDQSRYRPYYQ, encoded by the exons ATGACTCCAG ACAATGACCTGCAAGGCACGGACGGCTCGGGGAGTCTTGGGGGCCCTGATGTCCGCAGACGCATCCCCATCAAACTCATCTCCAAACCAACCATCAGGAGCAAACCTGCTCCCCGGACACAAAGACCCATGGGCAGGCAGCCCTCCAAACCCCAGGCTGGGGATGAAG AGAGTTTTAGCTTCAAGCAAGAGGAGAGGTTCGACTGTGGTACCAAGGCTGGGGATGTGTTTGCAAGTCAACGGAGGTTCCCCCAGCAAATGTTTTGGGACTTTAAG TTGAATTTGATAGGTGAAAAGGATGACATTCCAGCACACTTTTGTGATAAGTGTGGTCTGCCCATAAGGATCTATGGACGCATG ATTCCATGCAAACATGTGTTCTGTTATGAGTGTGCATTGCTCCACGAGAAGAAGGGAGACAAGATGTGCCCAGG TATGCAGCTCTTCAGCTGCACAGACCCGGTCCAGCGCATCGAACAGTGTCTGCGGGGCTCCCTCTACATGTGCAGCATTGTGAAGGGCTGCAAGCGCACCTACCTTTCCCAGCGTGACCTGCAAGCTCACATCAACCACCGCCACATGAGAGCAGCCAAGGCCTTGGCAAGCCGCCAGGACGCCCTGCACCTTCCCCCATCCACAGAGGTGCCTGACCGCTTCCGTGTGCCCCCGCCTCACCTGCCCAAGACCCAAGGGCACCTCCCGCCCCCTCTCCAACACGGGGGTCATGACCCCTACAGTCAGCCACCACCGGCTTCCCATGATGCACCTCCTCTTTCCCAGGAGACCTTCCGCATTGCCACCGTAACTACACGCGCACGCAGCAACCTCATCACTGTGCCAATCCAGGATGACTCCGGttcttcctccacctcttcctcccgTGACCCTCTCCCTCCTGGCCCGGGCCCTGCtccacccccacaccaccaccctgGTGACTACCCTGGTCAGCCTGTAGTGTCCCACCCCCACCACATGATGGCGCCACCGCAACAGCGCTATggccctccacctccaccccctccacccatCAACCACCCCATGCAGCACCCGCCCCAGGGCTCTGGGACACCCCACATGGTGTACAACCAGGCCGGCCCTCCCCCGCCTATGTCCAACGCACCCCCTCCCATTACCCCCCCGCCAGGACACATCATGGGTCAGATGCCCCCCTACATGAACCACCCTCCTCCAGGCCCCCCACCTCAACACGGTGGTCCTCCAGTCAACgccccccctccccaccactACAACCCTAACTCCATGCAGCAGTTCCCTGAGGACCAGGGCACACTCAGTCCCCCTTTTAACCAGCAAGGGGGTCTGAGCCCTGGGATGTGGCCTGCCCCTAGAGGGCCTCCTCCTCCAAGGATGCAGGGCCCCCCACCTCAGGGCCAGATGCCTGGACCACATCACCCCGATCAGTCCCGCTACCGCCCTTATTATCAGTAA
- the LOC115180272 gene encoding E3 ubiquitin-protein ligase Hakai isoform X2 encodes MDQSDNDLQGTDGSGSLGGPDVRRRIPIKLISKPTIRSKPAPRTQRPMGRQPSKPQAGDEESFSFKQEERFDCGTKAGDVFASQRRFPQQMFWDFKLNLIGEKDDIPAHFCDKCGLPIRIYGRMIPCKHVFCYECALLHEKKGDKMCPGMQLFSCTDPVQRIEQCLRGSLYMCSIVKGCKRTYLSQRDLQAHINHRHMRAAKALASRQDALHLPPSTEVPDRFRVPPPHLPKTQGHLPPPLQHGGHDPYSQPPPASHDAPPLSQETFRIATVTTRARSNLITVPIQDDSGSSSTSSSRDPLPPGPGPAPPPHHHPGDYPGQPVVSHPHHMMAPPQQRYGPPPPPPPPINHPMQHPPQGSGTPHMVYNQAGPPPPMSNAPPPITPPPGHIMGQMPPYMNHPPPGPPPQHGGPPVNAPPPHHYNPNSMQQFPEDQGTLSPPFNQQGGLSPGMWPAPRGPPPPRMQGPPPQGQMPGPHHPDQSRYRPYYQ; translated from the exons ATGGACCAAAGTG ACAATGACCTGCAAGGCACGGACGGCTCGGGGAGTCTTGGGGGCCCTGATGTCCGCAGACGCATCCCCATCAAACTCATCTCCAAACCAACCATCAGGAGCAAACCTGCTCCCCGGACACAAAGACCCATGGGCAGGCAGCCCTCCAAACCCCAGGCTGGGGATGAAG AGAGTTTTAGCTTCAAGCAAGAGGAGAGGTTCGACTGTGGTACCAAGGCTGGGGATGTGTTTGCAAGTCAACGGAGGTTCCCCCAGCAAATGTTTTGGGACTTTAAG TTGAATTTGATAGGTGAAAAGGATGACATTCCAGCACACTTTTGTGATAAGTGTGGTCTGCCCATAAGGATCTATGGACGCATG ATTCCATGCAAACATGTGTTCTGTTATGAGTGTGCATTGCTCCACGAGAAGAAGGGAGACAAGATGTGCCCAGG TATGCAGCTCTTCAGCTGCACAGACCCGGTCCAGCGCATCGAACAGTGTCTGCGGGGCTCCCTCTACATGTGCAGCATTGTGAAGGGCTGCAAGCGCACCTACCTTTCCCAGCGTGACCTGCAAGCTCACATCAACCACCGCCACATGAGAGCAGCCAAGGCCTTGGCAAGCCGCCAGGACGCCCTGCACCTTCCCCCATCCACAGAGGTGCCTGACCGCTTCCGTGTGCCCCCGCCTCACCTGCCCAAGACCCAAGGGCACCTCCCGCCCCCTCTCCAACACGGGGGTCATGACCCCTACAGTCAGCCACCACCGGCTTCCCATGATGCACCTCCTCTTTCCCAGGAGACCTTCCGCATTGCCACCGTAACTACACGCGCACGCAGCAACCTCATCACTGTGCCAATCCAGGATGACTCCGGttcttcctccacctcttcctcccgTGACCCTCTCCCTCCTGGCCCGGGCCCTGCtccacccccacaccaccaccctgGTGACTACCCTGGTCAGCCTGTAGTGTCCCACCCCCACCACATGATGGCGCCACCGCAACAGCGCTATggccctccacctccaccccctccacccatCAACCACCCCATGCAGCACCCGCCCCAGGGCTCTGGGACACCCCACATGGTGTACAACCAGGCCGGCCCTCCCCCGCCTATGTCCAACGCACCCCCTCCCATTACCCCCCCGCCAGGACACATCATGGGTCAGATGCCCCCCTACATGAACCACCCTCCTCCAGGCCCCCCACCTCAACACGGTGGTCCTCCAGTCAACgccccccctccccaccactACAACCCTAACTCCATGCAGCAGTTCCCTGAGGACCAGGGCACACTCAGTCCCCCTTTTAACCAGCAAGGGGGTCTGAGCCCTGGGATGTGGCCTGCCCCTAGAGGGCCTCCTCCTCCAAGGATGCAGGGCCCCCCACCTCAGGGCCAGATGCCTGGACCACATCACCCCGATCAGTCCCGCTACCGCCCTTATTATCAGTAA
- the LOC115180272 gene encoding E3 ubiquitin-protein ligase Hakai isoform X1, translating into MKNTFGDNDLQGTDGSGSLGGPDVRRRIPIKLISKPTIRSKPAPRTQRPMGRQPSKPQAGDEESFSFKQEERFDCGTKAGDVFASQRRFPQQMFWDFKLNLIGEKDDIPAHFCDKCGLPIRIYGRMIPCKHVFCYECALLHEKKGDKMCPGMQLFSCTDPVQRIEQCLRGSLYMCSIVKGCKRTYLSQRDLQAHINHRHMRAAKALASRQDALHLPPSTEVPDRFRVPPPHLPKTQGHLPPPLQHGGHDPYSQPPPASHDAPPLSQETFRIATVTTRARSNLITVPIQDDSGSSSTSSSRDPLPPGPGPAPPPHHHPGDYPGQPVVSHPHHMMAPPQQRYGPPPPPPPPINHPMQHPPQGSGTPHMVYNQAGPPPPMSNAPPPITPPPGHIMGQMPPYMNHPPPGPPPQHGGPPVNAPPPHHYNPNSMQQFPEDQGTLSPPFNQQGGLSPGMWPAPRGPPPPRMQGPPPQGQMPGPHHPDQSRYRPYYQ; encoded by the exons ATGAAAAATACCTTTGGTG ACAATGACCTGCAAGGCACGGACGGCTCGGGGAGTCTTGGGGGCCCTGATGTCCGCAGACGCATCCCCATCAAACTCATCTCCAAACCAACCATCAGGAGCAAACCTGCTCCCCGGACACAAAGACCCATGGGCAGGCAGCCCTCCAAACCCCAGGCTGGGGATGAAG AGAGTTTTAGCTTCAAGCAAGAGGAGAGGTTCGACTGTGGTACCAAGGCTGGGGATGTGTTTGCAAGTCAACGGAGGTTCCCCCAGCAAATGTTTTGGGACTTTAAG TTGAATTTGATAGGTGAAAAGGATGACATTCCAGCACACTTTTGTGATAAGTGTGGTCTGCCCATAAGGATCTATGGACGCATG ATTCCATGCAAACATGTGTTCTGTTATGAGTGTGCATTGCTCCACGAGAAGAAGGGAGACAAGATGTGCCCAGG TATGCAGCTCTTCAGCTGCACAGACCCGGTCCAGCGCATCGAACAGTGTCTGCGGGGCTCCCTCTACATGTGCAGCATTGTGAAGGGCTGCAAGCGCACCTACCTTTCCCAGCGTGACCTGCAAGCTCACATCAACCACCGCCACATGAGAGCAGCCAAGGCCTTGGCAAGCCGCCAGGACGCCCTGCACCTTCCCCCATCCACAGAGGTGCCTGACCGCTTCCGTGTGCCCCCGCCTCACCTGCCCAAGACCCAAGGGCACCTCCCGCCCCCTCTCCAACACGGGGGTCATGACCCCTACAGTCAGCCACCACCGGCTTCCCATGATGCACCTCCTCTTTCCCAGGAGACCTTCCGCATTGCCACCGTAACTACACGCGCACGCAGCAACCTCATCACTGTGCCAATCCAGGATGACTCCGGttcttcctccacctcttcctcccgTGACCCTCTCCCTCCTGGCCCGGGCCCTGCtccacccccacaccaccaccctgGTGACTACCCTGGTCAGCCTGTAGTGTCCCACCCCCACCACATGATGGCGCCACCGCAACAGCGCTATggccctccacctccaccccctccacccatCAACCACCCCATGCAGCACCCGCCCCAGGGCTCTGGGACACCCCACATGGTGTACAACCAGGCCGGCCCTCCCCCGCCTATGTCCAACGCACCCCCTCCCATTACCCCCCCGCCAGGACACATCATGGGTCAGATGCCCCCCTACATGAACCACCCTCCTCCAGGCCCCCCACCTCAACACGGTGGTCCTCCAGTCAACgccccccctccccaccactACAACCCTAACTCCATGCAGCAGTTCCCTGAGGACCAGGGCACACTCAGTCCCCCTTTTAACCAGCAAGGGGGTCTGAGCCCTGGGATGTGGCCTGCCCCTAGAGGGCCTCCTCCTCCAAGGATGCAGGGCCCCCCACCTCAGGGCCAGATGCCTGGACCACATCACCCCGATCAGTCCCGCTACCGCCCTTATTATCAGTAA